A part of Carcharodon carcharias isolate sCarCar2 chromosome 6, sCarCar2.pri, whole genome shotgun sequence genomic DNA contains:
- the LOC121278923 gene encoding ras-related protein Ral-A, with product MAANKTKGQNSLALHKVIMVGSGGVGKSALTLQFMYDEFVEDYEPTKADSYRKKVVLDGEEVQIDILDTAGQEDYAAIRDNYFRSGEGFLCVFSITEQESFAATADFREQILRVKEDENVPFLLVGNKSDLEDKRQVSVDEAKSRADQWSVNYVETSAKTRANVDKVFFDLMREIRARKMEDSKEKNGKKKRKSIAKRIRERCCIL from the exons ATGGCAGCAAACAAGACCAAAGGCCAGAATTCCTTAGCTCTTCACAAAGTGATTATGGTTGGGAGTGGTGGTGTGGGGAAATCTGCCTTAACGCTACAATTCATGTATGATGAG TTTGTTGAGGATTACGAGCCTACAAAAGCAGACAGCTATCGGAAGAAAGTGGTGCTGGATGGTGAGGAAGTCCAGATAGACATCCTTGATACTGCAGGCCAAGAAGATTATGCTGCTATCAGGGATAACTATTTTCGTAGTGGAGAAGGCTTCCTCTGTGTTTTTTCCATCACTGAACAAGAATCTTTTGCAGCTACAGCTGACTTCAG GGAACAGATTCTCCGGGTGAAAGAGGACGAGAACGTTCCCTTCCTGCTTGTTGGCAATAAGTCAGATTTGGAGGATAAACGACAAGTATCAGTGGACGAAGCAAAGAGCAGAGCTGACCAATGGAGTGTGAATTACGTAGAAACATCAGCAAAAACAAGAGCCAATGTTGATAAG GTTTTCTTTGACTTGATGAGGGAAATACGTGCAAGAAAAATGGAAGATAGTAAAGAGAAGAATgggaagaagaaaaggaaaagcATAGCTAAAAGGATCCGGGAAAGATGTTGCATTTTATAA